Genomic window (Kwoniella botswanensis chromosome 1, complete sequence):
GATGGCTAGTCCAGACTGAGAGAGGGTTTCGAGGAGTAGTGAGGGCTAGGCGATAAGAGTGATGTAAGCGTGGAAGTTCCGCTTTGACAGGGCGCACTTACAACTGCTAAGATCTACGAACATCACATGAGATAGAATGCTCAGCGCAGTCATATATGGTATAAGTGAGAAGAACTACCTTATCAATCGGTTGGATATGTAAATTAGAATAAACGAATTGGTCTCCTGCACTAGTAGCATTCCAATTATCACCTCTGACCAGAACCGTACCATCATTGACATCCTGCCCTGTCGTGGCGTTTACTGCCGTCTCAAGGACGATCACCTGGGTCTGATCTCCTGGAAGATCGACTGTGGGAGAACGGAGCTCGGTGAAGGCGATGGTGTGATGTCGGATGGGGGCGATATCCGTAGATGAGTTGAGGGTAGCTTGGACGATCTGCGTTCAAAGAAGGGATACGGCCAATCATATATATAAGTTAACAAGTGGTTACTACCGGGTCGTAATGATGAAAGCAAAGTCCATATGAGACGAGGAATAGGTGAACAAGTGATCAACTTACATGATAGGATAGCAAAGACACCAAATCACCATTAGCAGGAGGTTGTGACAAACCACTACTTTCCCATGCCTACATGTATAATCGATATCACAAAACCATCAATTAGTCAGTCAGTCGAGTCGTTCTTGCTTTCTGGATGTGACCAGATCGAAAGACTCACAGCATTGTTCGGTGCGTAGATCGTAAACTGGTCATCCGAATACAACTTATTGATCAAATCAGGTCCAGTGTCGGTATGGTTCGCAACGACTATAGCATTCCATAACCCGGATAAACCATTgttgatcaaggatgattcgaGGCCAGAGAAGTATGCCGTAGCGTTATCAGCTGGTAGAGCTTGGACCGATAAGCTGAGTAAGGcggagaggaggaggaatgtCGATTTTAACATCGCTGTTGATATTTCTGCTTCTAGGTTGTGGACCTGGTGCTTGTGTAGTTGAGAGGGTGACTTTATATACTGCTGATTATGACTTGAAGAAGGGTTGGTGTTGATGGATGTGAAGTCAGAGACAATGCCCAATGCCCCTTCGACGTCACCTGTGTCAGTAGGACAGCATCCCTTGTTCCTCGGGTGTTGAATTGCTCATACACCCATAATTTATACCCATACACCCATACACGCCGACAAGGGATGTTTGCATATTCGTGTTCTGATGTGGATAGCTGCAACACGACGTTATCTCGTGTTTTGACGTGTTTTGATGTGTTTTGATGTGTTTTGATGTGTTTTGATGTGTTTTGATGTGTGATGATCTCATCGTTGTTCTGTTGTATCATATCCAGGTACGATCAATTACCTCAATTGCGTTTATAGCACAGCGATTGTCAGAagttgttgaggatgatgatgtcagTAGAGATAGACACATAGATGCCAAGAGATTCCACACAGGTAGCCAGCCTGCTATGACGGACTGCTTGCTATTTCACTTCGTTGAAGCATGCAAGATGGGAAGAACTGAATGTTCAAGGAGGGTTCACTTACCGAAAAACAGAAAGCTAGCATAGTTGTATCACGTGTCGTACACGTGGCTCAACTTTCCTCGGATCTCGGATGTTTCGAAAAGTCGAAACAGAAAAGTTGGAACTGTTGTCGATTTGAGGGATGAATTTTCTGATTGCGACCGCTCAATAAATCAACGATCTTGGAATCCTAGAACGATCCGGTATGGTCCTGGCTAGTCGCTCTAGATCGATACCCCGTCTACCTAGACGTGCGTTCTTCAGTGTACCTGCTGTTGCCTACCCCATAATCAACAGATTATGTTCGTGTGGATGTTCAAAATTCAAACcatccatttcctcttcgcATCATCAGAATCGATCATACACAAGCACGACGGTAGCCACAAGTCATAGGAATATACCGAAAGTGATTCTCAGGATATGGCAAAGTCGTAGATACACGACCGAGGCTGAAATAGATCAGACTCAAGATCGATGGTGTACCGAGATAGAAGAGAGACAGGCGAAATTGATCGAAAGTGCCAAAGCTAGAGTGGAACTATATAAGAAGACGATAGAGCAGGTATGTAGGATCTACCAACGTTAAATCTGCAAGCAAGTGATGAGGTGAAAAAGCTAACACTTCTTATTATGCTGTGATAGGAAATGGAAGTGACCGATGTTCAAGGTCAGATTGGTCGAGCGAAGATACAGCGAGAACTAGGTCCATTAGCTCAGTTGTGGGATAAATATATGGGtttgaggaaggtgagtatcgGATTACTTTTGAAAGTGGTAATTTCATCTGATCCACTCATTTGGTCATTTAGTCAATAATAGATCTTCAACCTGAACTGGACGATCCCGATCCCACATTACGAGATCTATTCCTCACCGAGCACACAGATCTATGTGCCGAACTCGATACGCTCTTAACTGATGAACTACCCAAATTACTCTTACCTACCCCCTCCACAGCTTTATTACCATGTATGATTTCTCTCAATGCTGGTGTCGGCGGACTGGAGTCTGCCTTGTGTACAGAAGACCTGGCAAGGATGTATGTCCGTTTCGCCGAGAAAAAGGGATGGAAAATCGAGGAGTTGTCTAAAGTTGAAGgatcaggtgggaaaggaggtggaggaatTAGAGAATTAACTCTGAAATTCGATCATTCACCTTATGCCtctcaagatgaagaagagatctttGGGTTGATGCAGTGGGAAAAGGGCGTACATAGAATACAGAGGATACCCGTTAATGAGACTATGGGTAGGATACATACGAGTACAgttgctgttgttgtaaGTCTCATCTCAATCGATAAACTCAATACATCTCAAACGCAGGCAAGGAGATTAGCTGATCACATGGTGCAACATGCAGGTATTACCCATTTACCCCGATACGGAAGAATCCCCTTTAGTCGACCCGAAAGACGTCAAGATTGACGTAATGCGAGCgagaggagcaggaggtCAGCATGTCAACAGGACCGAATCTGCTGTTCGTCTAACTCATATACCAACGGGTATAACTGTATCCATGCAAGATTCGAGATCACAACATCAGGTGTGTCATGATCAGCTGTCCACCTGCTATCGCTCTATCAGTATCGCTGACATCACGCTGACTGCCGACCTATGGGACAGAATCGAGCATGGGCGTGGGATATCCTAAGAGCGAGATTGAGCGAGAAGAAACATAACGAAGAAGTCGAAGCTCGTAGGGCTAGTAGGAGAGATCAGGTTAAAGGCGCCGATAGGAGCGATAAGATCAGGACGTATAACTTCAATCAGGTGGGTCATACTTGTGTTCcctcactcactctctgaCCTTTCGCGGGTTTGGGCTCTTGAACAACGATCCATTCCATTGATCATTGCAGTGCATTGGAAATGGTCGATAAATGTGATAATCGTCGCTAACGGACTTTTTTCACAGGACCGACTTACAGACCATAGATTCGGATTCACCATCACCGGCCTCCAGAACGTATTAGATGGAGatgggttggaagatgtgaTTACAATGATGAAACGTGATTTACAAGAGAGAAGGCTAGAAGCTCTGTtacaaggtgaagaagatatagattATTAGAGCATATAGATCACTAAGCATACATACGACATAAACCCCCAACTCATCTTTGATGACTATAATGACATTATGCATTGCATCGACAAAGCGAGATACTGGGCTGTGTCGGAAGTGAATCTTTCTGTCGTTCCGACGACGAATTTTCTCGCTGCCATCCCTTAAGATTGAGCGATATGTAGAGTAATAACCATAATTCGCTTTCTACCCATATCTTATTATCTCAATGCCATCTCAGGCTTTCAtgctccacctccaccaaaAAATTTCCTAATATCGCCCTGCTTCTGATCATACCCCGTTGACCCAATCCCTCCTTTCTGCCTATGAACACCTTCAAGATGCTTCGTCACGTCCGTACACAGTATCCTCATCGTCAAACCTGGTAAgagctcatcatcttcttccaacgGCGGAGGAGAGGCGggcgaggaagaaggggagatCGGACCGGAGGGGTTGGTGGTGATATTGGCTGGAGTGGGCGTTCGGGAGAATTCATCGATGTATCCTAATTCTGCTCGGGTCCAGCCGGTCTATCAATTAGTCAAAAGTACGATCTCAGTATATTGACGAGTTTTTACTCTATACTGGGCCAATCAGGGGTACTCACGTTTGTCATTCCTGTTTCGGGATAACGTCCATATTGTCAGCGATGTCCGATGATGATAAGTTGTCGCGAGACCAGACGCCCATTTTCGCCAAAGAATGATATAAAAATTTCTAGAGGTCTACCGgtcactcacctttataTCCCCATTCCAACGGCTTATGATCCCTCCTCCTCGCTAGTAGAGCACCCAAAAATTCCGCATTGAATATCCCATGAGCTACAACCACGACATGTCGTGACGATGGCGGTTGGCCGTGACATTCCGAAAGGATAGGTTCGATAAAGCGTCGTATCCTAAAGCCGAACatcaaatcaaaatcagcaGAAGAGGGTTAGCGGAGGTAGTGATAGATCCAATGTTAGAACGAACATCTGACTCACGCTTCATTGGCTCTATCTCTGACATCATTCAGACTCTCACCATTCTCGAATTTGAATGATCGACCGGGTTTCCTCTGCCATCCCCCCTTCTCCCCAAATGGTTTACGTTCGGCTAAATAGGTATCCGAATAGATAAGATCAGTTACATTCGTAGTCCTTTTGAATCCTCAAGAAATCTCGTATGGATCAACGTTATTGCATTGCGAAAACGAAATGGGGATTTTGcgactcaccatctccaAAATGCTGTTCTCTCAGAAGGTCAGAAGTGATCATCTGGCATTTCGGTTCAGGTTGATTACGATGTATCTGTTGAGCCTACAACACACAATCCGAAAAATGGCAGTGCTTTCATCAGTCACCGTATATTCcgtattgatgatgatgatgaaaggaaaCACTCACGGTCCAATTGGCTCTTAACAGATCAGAAGCGAATATATGATGTATCCTTGTGGTTTTGAATGATTCCCCGAGAGCTTTCGCTTGCTATGGACGATCGCAAACATTAGGTAGGTATTTCTTCCGATTTTCGAATATTGCTATGCCGTTGAAAAATAGAGTGAGTCCACTCACGTTCATACCTAGCATGCATTCGATCAGCACGATGATTCACAAATTACTTCAGGCTTGATTATCGATATCGAGTCTAAGCTCACCATGTACGGATAAAGGTGCATCTGCCCAACCTGCCCAGACGGCCTTGAGATTATCTGTGTATGATCATACATGGTTAGAGCCCGTATATGAAGATCCTCATTGCCAGTTTGAGGGATGTAATTCGTACCTGTCGATTCACCATGTCTTACCTGAAGACGAAAGAGGACGAATGGAATTAGCCAAACAGCTTCACGATGTATTGAAATTGACTCACGATAGTCAACgttatcatctttcactctTGTGTTCGTTTCCACTCAACACTGTGTGCGACGTGAATGACAGATGTATGTATAGCTATGGCATGAACAATGAACAACAAGCATTCGTAGATGTTGGTCAAATCCCTTAGCTGGCGATCGGACAACCGGCCGGTTACATCATCCCGCAGATTAATGTCCGTGCGAGTCAACACTTGAAACACGACTACTGCACTACACCCTAATTTAGTGCAAAGGTACCATCAAAACACATCTTCCAAAGGACCCCTCCTTCCTTTGGGCGTCTCTAGTACGCTGTATAACGACTGTTGAAAGCTCATCTttcatctacggccatagaaccCAAAAAGCACcgcatcccgtccgctctgcgAAGTTAACTTGggtatcgctcggttagtaccaaggtgggggaccacttgggaatcccgggtgctgtagttttttTTTCGTTTGCAGATAAGTGAAGAATTGggaaagatgttgaagaaacGATCTTTTTATAAATGGATAGCGATGTTTGGTAACGTCAAAGGAGGTGAATGAGGGTTATGCACGTGTAGATCAGGGTGAGTCATGTGTATGTGTGCATGAGGGTCTGTGTGTATGATAAGGGTCGGTGCGGTCGGTGCATATTTTGATGGAAAACATCAGGATGACAGGATTCAAACTTTTGCCTGAACATCGATGGATTGCAAAGGCTAGAAATAAGGAAGAAAGTACTCGCATAGGTATAGTATGAGGGTTTGTTGATTGGTTGTTTGTTGCATCGATACTCGCAAAATGCAGATATGGAAGGACTCGTTTTCTTCTCATTGAAGCGATGTCAAATCTCATTATATATGAATGACTATATCTAGGGGCCACTGCTTTTCAAATGCATACATACTTCTGTGTTTGGGGTTCCTGAAGCAGCGAGAATGTTTTGATGAAATGTCCATACACTGAATAACAGAAGTTCATGATACTATACGTGTAATGTATCGTTTATGTTGGCTTTATCCTTCAAGCCTTTTTTATAAGTTGAACtaagttgttgatgatgaaaggtAACAAATGGTGATTGTAAAAAGTGTCAAGATGAAAAAAATTAGAAAAAGTCCATATACATATCAGACATATCTAAATTGTCCTCAGTCTAGTTGTTCGATTTCATTCCCTTTGTAGGACCATATGAGGATCCGCCACGTCTGATGCTGGTGGTGGTCTAGGTACAGGGGTCTGATTCCTACTTGGTGGTCCACTATTACCTACACCTATTTCGGGTATAGGGGGGACGTTTCCTTCGTCTGAACCTTGCCTGGATCGATTGGAGAGGGAGGTGTTGGATGGAGCTCGTGTATGTATAGGGGATGGTTGGTAATCTTGACCGAGCCAAATAACAATCAGCCCAGTCGGATCGTCAGTGGACTAACATGAGgatgtatcactcaccctgcTCATTATACTGTCTATTAgatatcctcctcatcctacccatctcatccaaaCCTAACTGATATCCACCATTTAATCTACCCGTCTGTCCAAAGAAATCGCCATTCTCATCTGGTCTCGCACCCAACAAAGTAGGCATGGTAAGTTGGATAGGTCTACCTTGATGGGGTGCTCTACCGGCGGGGCCAACGTGGAGATACCTTGACGAACCGAGCGAAGCCATACTTCCAGGTCGGGGATAACCTATCGAGGATCTAGGTGAAGGGTAGGAGTTCCTACCATGCGGTCcaccaggtgaaggtaaacCAACCATCGAAGTATGAGGTGAATTACCTCGAGAGTAGTCTACACCTGATTCAGAAGGATGTCGGGAAGATGCTGGTGATGATGCTCGCTCTGAACCATTTCCTGATTGGTTGCCTTCGCCGCGTAATCGGTCTATGGAAGCTACATGGCGGGGTCTAGGGTCGCCTCTGAGATCATCACTTGATGCTGAACCACCTCGTGATAGAGACGTATCAATTGGGGTCAAAGTCGGTTTGTGGCCCGCCGCGGGTgatgggaagggatgagCGGGAGTGTTGGCTCCGGTCGAAAGAGGCGGTGAATCGGAAGAAGTGGACGAAGTTGAAGGTGGCATGGGAGGAGATGCATCGTGGTTCATAGAGGCCATGGTAGTGATGGGATAGTTGATATGGGACGAGGGAGATCGAGAATGAGAAGCGAATGTCGAGGAGGGTCGAGGTGGAGCCATGGCTATTGAACCACTAGTGAGCTTGATGCTCTGTTACCGCAATAGACAAGAAAACTTACAAGCTGAATATGTGCTTGGCCGACGTTGATGACTCACACCACCGCCGATCATTGTGGACTGTCTACTTCGAGACATAGTCGATTGGGCATGTCTCATCGGAGGTCTGCAAAGATAGGAAAATCAGCCTCTACGGATCTGACATGGGAGGGGGAGGCATGTCATGAGTCTCGTAGCAGTAATGCGAACTCACGGAGGCGGTACCTTCTCTCCTCTAgactttcttttcctcttccatatccaaGCCAAAACAAGCACCACTATTATCCCCACGATCACTCCGGCAACGATTCCCCCAATCGCTCCTCCTGACAGACTCTTACTACCTGATGAGGTCGCATTTGTTCCCGTGGCACTTATCACATCTGCTGATAGAGCTGTGGTGGATGCTGTTGCTGAGGATGAACTTGAACCAGAGGCGGATTGTGACGTCGATAAGGATGTGGAGGAAGCAGCTACAGAAGTTGAGGCACTTGCGCTTGCACTGGCTGCCGCACTACTAGCAgctgctgatgctgatgctgatgctgatgctgaagtCGAGGCTTGAGCGGCGGAAGACGCTGCGGCCGATGTCGAGGTTGCAGCTACTGAGCTTTGGGGCGTAGCTGCATTCTGTGATGCAGCCGCTGAAGAAGACATACTACTAGGTGTGTGTCAGATTCGTTGCTGATATTTGACTTTCAAGTATGAGGACGATCCAAGCGTGTGATCAAAGCAGCCTTGTTGTGAGTCTACCAGATGTTATGGCTCCTTTTGCCTCTAGTGGTTGAGcgatttgatgatgagataggtatCGAATAAAATTTTATGCTAcagtttgatgatgaacagagAGTCGATTATACGTTGTATGAGAGTGCCGGGTGTATCTTGACAAAGAGAGATTGTTCTGTATtaatgggatgggatgtggGTATCTTGAAGTATTGTCTTTGCTTGATGCTGTGTATAGTAATTGTTATGATGACCGTAAATCCGCAGTTACTCCTCCAGCTTTGTATGTCGATTTCTTCGCACCACTGACAGATGGATGACAACGAAGATGACAGTGTCAGCGATgagatcctcctccttcacaCGCCAAGAGAGTATGGATAAAAGAGGTGATTTGACCAGATGGTATTTGGTAAGCCTGGTTATGGTTGATTATATTAAAGGAACTTTTTGCGTTGGTATGTGTCATATAGccggaggagaagaaaaggctGGCAAGACGAAATGATAAAGCTATGTTGTATATTTTGTGAGGCTGCGAATGAAGTTGAAATTCAAAGCATCCAAGAAAGTataagaagagaagaatcctCACTTAGTGAATATACTTAGTCTCTCTTGACTTTGCAGACAGATAGAAATAAACAAaaatgggaaatgggaaatggaaatgaaaaCCTCGTATGCCCAACTGGAAAATCCTTGTTTATCTCATGAGACGCTAACTCACCTGTTTAAACCAAGATCGCCACTTCCAGATATctattcttcttcaacttgttCTACGTGGTGATAGAGTAGGTGGGTATACGATGAAATGATCGCTGATATGTACaagtgaatgaagatgacCAAATAACAGAATGGATGGTGAACcgtgtgtatgtatgtatgggGTCTATGAAATACCAGCAATGGATGATTTTCAGTGGTGATGTTGCGGGTTGACCGAACCCCCTATAACTAACGGTAACCTCCCTTAG
Coding sequences:
- a CDS encoding peptide chain release factor 1; amino-acid sequence: MVLASRSRSIPRLPRRAFFSVPAVAYPIINRLCSCGCSKFKPSISSSHHQNRSYTSTTVATSHRNIPKVILRIWQSRRYTTEAEIDQTQDRWCTEIEERQAKLIESAKARVELYKKTIEQEMEVTDVQGQIGRAKIQRELGPLAQLWDKYMGLRKSIIDLQPELDDPDPTLRDLFLTEHTDLCAELDTLLTDELPKLLLPTPSTALLPCMISLNAGVGGLESALCTEDLARMYVRFAEKKGWKIEELSKVEGSGGKGGGGIRELTLKFDHSPYASQDEEEIFGLMQWEKGVHRIQRIPVNETMGRIHTSTVAVVVLPIYPDTEESPLVDPKDVKIDVMRARGAGGQHVNRTESAVRLTHIPTGITVSMQDSRSQHQNRAWAWDILRARLSEKKHNEEVEARRASRRDQVKGADRSDKIRTYNFNQDRLTDHRFGFTITGLQNVLDGDGLEDVITMMKRDLQERRLEALLQGEEDIDY